A single genomic interval of Centropristis striata isolate RG_2023a ecotype Rhode Island chromosome 8, C.striata_1.0, whole genome shotgun sequence harbors:
- the pkdc gene encoding uncharacterized protein pkdc isoform X2: MKQQHQDLILQACGASSLRVGAKIQTLWSGYGEIVRLHLEGCERPSVVVKHVKFPEEAEHPGGWNTDRSHTRKVRSYQVETHWYQNYSTNQSCRTPACLAACSHGDEMLIVLEDLDVAGYDLRRTSVKDREIKACLSWLAHFHALFLGVAPDGLWPVGTYWHLETRPDELQVMDHAELKAAAGDIDKILNGKLHGGEGV; the protein is encoded by the exons ATGAAACAGCAGCACCAGGACCTCATCCTGCAGGCGTGCGGTGCTTCTTCCCTGCGTGTCGGTGCAAAGATCCAGACTCTGTGGAGCGGCTATGGGGAGATAGTCCGGCTGCACCTGGAGGGCTGCGAGCGGCCCTCTGTGGTCGTCAAACACGTCAAGTTCCCGGAGGAGGCAGAGCACCCCGGAGGCTGGAACACAGACCGCTCACACACGCGTAAAGTGAGATCCTACCAGGTGGAGACGCACTGGTACCAGAACTACTCCACCAATCAGAGCTGTCGGACCCCTGCCTGCCTTGCTGCCTGTTCCCATGGAGACGAGATGCTGATCGTGCTGGAGGATCTGGATGTGGCTGGTTATGATCTGAGAAG GACGAGCGTGAAGGACAGAGAAATAAAGGCTTGTCTCAGCTGGCTTGCCCACTTCCATGCTCTCTTCCTGGGCGTGGCCCCGGACGGCCTGTGGCCCGTCGGCACCTACTGGCACCTGGAGACCCGGCCCGACGAGCTGCAGGTCATGGACCACGCCGAGCTCAAAGCGGCAGCCGGAGACATCGACAAGATACTCAATGG GAAGCTGCATGGAGGAGAGGGAGTGTGA
- the LOC131976071 gene encoding leucine-rich repeat-containing protein 72, which translates to MEVAEDIKESLQKSGIRRNIDVCQLSLPKKKLTSVPDLSRFHFLRTLWLNNNKIRELSCRSLNCCLTELYLHNNNIKSISGALNHLTCLRLLFLHNNQIRGLEDTMHELRRMQQLQTATFFLNPISHEPGYRLHVIHCLPSIQVLDVKEVKTVERRRSIQIYSQERHRVLQSVAFCRRATS; encoded by the exons ATGGAGGTGGCTGAG GACATTAAGGAGTCTCTTCAGAAGTCTGGAATAAGGAGGAACATTGATGTTTGCCAACTCAGCCTGCCCAAAAA AAAACTCACCAGCGTCCCTGACTTATCAAGATTTCACTTTCTGAGGACGCTGTGGCTGAATAACAACAAG ATCAGAGAGCTCAGCTGTCGTTCACTCAACTGCTGCTTGACTGAACTTTACCTCCACAATAATAACATCAAGTCTATTTCTG GAGCCTTAAACCATCTGACCTGCCTCCGACTTCTTTTCCTCCACAACAACCAGATCAGAGGTCTGGAGGACACCATGCACGAGCTCAGGAGGATGCAGCAGCTCCAAACTGCCA cttttttccTCAATCCCATCTCCCATGAACCCGGGTATCGACTGCATGTGATCCACTGCTTGCCTTCTATCCAGGTTTTAGATGTAAAAG AGGTGAAGacagtggagaggaggaggtccatCCAGATTTACAGCCAGGAGCGCCATCGTGTCCTCCAGTCTGTGGCCTTCTGCAGACGGGCAACAAGCTGA
- the pkdc gene encoding uncharacterized protein pkdc isoform X1: MKQQHQDLILQACGASSLRVGAKIQTLWSGYGEIVRLHLEGCERPSVVVKHVKFPEEAEHPGGWNTDRSHTRKVRSYQVETHWYQNYSTNQSCRTPACLAACSHGDEMLIVLEDLDVAGYDLRRTSVKDREIKACLSWLAHFHALFLGVAPDGLWPVGTYWHLETRPDELQVMDHAELKAAAGDIDKILNGCVFKTIVHGDAKLANFCFSQSGRDVAAVDFQYVGGGCGMKDVVYFLGSCMEERECEKRVPGLLDYYFTELKQSVSRDVDFLALEKEWREMFAFAWTDFHRFLLGWSPGHWKVNRYSKQLTKEVLRKLKL; encoded by the exons ATGAAACAGCAGCACCAGGACCTCATCCTGCAGGCGTGCGGTGCTTCTTCCCTGCGTGTCGGTGCAAAGATCCAGACTCTGTGGAGCGGCTATGGGGAGATAGTCCGGCTGCACCTGGAGGGCTGCGAGCGGCCCTCTGTGGTCGTCAAACACGTCAAGTTCCCGGAGGAGGCAGAGCACCCCGGAGGCTGGAACACAGACCGCTCACACACGCGTAAAGTGAGATCCTACCAGGTGGAGACGCACTGGTACCAGAACTACTCCACCAATCAGAGCTGTCGGACCCCTGCCTGCCTTGCTGCCTGTTCCCATGGAGACGAGATGCTGATCGTGCTGGAGGATCTGGATGTGGCTGGTTATGATCTGAGAAG GACGAGCGTGAAGGACAGAGAAATAAAGGCTTGTCTCAGCTGGCTTGCCCACTTCCATGCTCTCTTCCTGGGCGTGGCCCCGGACGGCCTGTGGCCCGTCGGCACCTACTGGCACCTGGAGACCCGGCCCGACGAGCTGCAGGTCATGGACCACGCCGAGCTCAAAGCGGCAGCCGGAGACATCGACAAGATACTCAATGGGTGTGTGTTCAAGACTATTGTTCATGGAGACGCCAAGTTAGCAAACTTCTGTTTCTCCCAGAGTGGACGGGACGTGGCGGCGGTGGATTTTCAGTATGTTGGCGGGGGCTGTGGGATGAAAGATGTTGTGTACTTTTTAGGAAGCTGCATGGAGGAGAGGGAGTGTGAGAAGAGAGTACCAGGCCTGCTGGACTATTATTTCACTGAACTAAAGCAATCTGTGAGTCGAGATGTGGACTTCTTGGCCCTGGAGAAAGAGTGGAGGGAGATGTTTGCATTTGCTTGGACAGATTTTCATCGTTTTCTGCTGGGATGGAGCCCAGGACACTGGAAGGTCAACCGCTACAGTAAACAGTTGACCAAGGAGGTTCTCCGCAAACTGAAACTGTAA
- the ankmy2a gene encoding ankyrin repeat and MYND domain-containing protein 2a produces MSAPKKGDLSSSEKELFEVITAGNVQEASRLLGCKDVRVNCLDEYGMTPLMHAAYKGKADMCKLLLQHGADVNCNEHEHGYTALMFAGLSGKTDITWMMLDAGAETDVVNSVGRTAAQMAAFVGQHDCVTVINNFFSRARLDYYTKPQGLEKEPKLPPKLAGPLHKVIMSTNLNPVKMVMLVKENPLMAEVEALEKCRRVMELICEKCIKQQDMNEVLAMKMHFISCVLGKCASFLKDREDKLDGLIKSLLKGRDSDGFPVYQEKFLRECIRKFPYCDATLLQQLVRSIAPVEIGNDPTALSVLTQAITGQVGFMDAEFCTSCGEKGAEKRCSLCKMVIYCGQACQKLHWFTHKKVCKALQQQREKQEEESAKLRMQQSKEESADVQEASDSMQELSVETNSEVTPSETSNPTSIPAADN; encoded by the exons ATGTCTGCTCCGAAGAAGGGAGACTTGTCTTCAAGCGAAAAGGAGTTATTTGAGGTTATTACAGCAG GAAACGTCCAAGAGGCTTCAAGGTTGCTGGGCTGTAAGGATGTTCGAGTAAACTGCTTAGACGAG TACGGGATGACTCCTCTCATGCACGCTGCTTACAAAGGAAAGGCAGACATGTGCAAGTTGCTGCTGCAACACGGAGCGGATGTGAATTGCAATGAACATGAGCACGGATACACAGCGCTGATGTTTGCTGGCCTGTCAG GAAAGACCGATATCACGTGGATGATGTTGGACGCGGGGGCGGAAACAGACGTTGTCAACTCTGTTGGGAGGACCGCTGCACAGATGGCCGCCTTTGTCG GGCAACACGACTGTGTCACAGTGATCAACAACTTCTTCTCCCGGGCCCGACTGGATTACTACACCAAGCCCCAGGGTTTGGAGAAGGAACCAAAGCTGCCGCCAAAACTTGCCGGACCCCTCCACAAGGTCATCATGAGCACCAACCTGAACCCTGTCAAG ATGGTGATGCTGGTGAAGGAGAACCCTCTGATGGCCGAGGTGGAGGCTCTGGAGAAATGCCGCCGGGTGATGGAGCTCATCTGCGAGAAGTGCATTAAGCAGCAGGACATGAACGAGGTGCTGGCCATGAAGATGCATTTTATCAGCTGCGTGCTGGGAAAATGTGCGTCCTTCCTCAAGGACCGCGAGGACAAGCTGGACGGTCTCATCAAGAG TTTGCTGAAGGGTCGGGACAGCGACGGCTTCCCCGTGTACCAGGAGAAGTTTCTCAGAGAGTGCATCCGCAAGTTTCCTTACTGCGACGCcacgctgctgcagcagctggtgcGGAGTATCGCCCCTGTGGAGATC GGTAATGACCCCACAGCTCTGTCGGTGCTGACTCAGGCCATCACAGGTCAGGTCGGCTTCATGGACGCAGAGTTTTGTACCtcctgtggagaaaaaggagccgaGAAGAGATGCTCCCTCTGTAAAATG GTGATCTACTGCGGCCAGGCCTGCCAAAAGCTGCACTGGTTCACCCACAAGAAAGTTTGCAAGGCGCTCCAGCAGCAGCgagagaagcaggaggaggaatcAGCCAAACTGAGGATGCAGCAAAGCAAAG AGGAGAGTGCAGACGTGCAGGAGGCCTCAGACTCCATGCAGGAGCTCTCAGTGGAGACAAACAGCGAGGTCACCCCCTCAGAAACCTCAAACCCCACTTCCATCCCAGCTGCTGACAACTGA